A genomic stretch from Seriola aureovittata isolate HTS-2021-v1 ecotype China chromosome 13, ASM2101889v1, whole genome shotgun sequence includes:
- the itpka gene encoding inositol-trisphosphate 3-kinase A — protein sequence MPKECRRKTSKDFGLPGINEGSRLERRSAGKSSQICDELLQKAAQIAPSSATAAPTVMDARRVPQVTITPEGGGCSREMRQEDWDDAVDGTLRRKLSNSSISSTGSSAVESEDDLLSDNESRSKGIITLEHLVDTGESKPWWKLKTIVQWPFRATQRRKLNWVQLAGHKGNFKAADEGTILKKFSENEMQCFEKLRDDALLPFVPGYHGVVEKDGESFLHMTDLLANFDLPNVMDCKMGVRTYLEEELVRARERPKPREDLYRKMVEVDSEGPTPQEHTQRGVTKPRYMQWRETMSSTNTLGFRIEGIKKCDGTCRTDFKKTRSKQDVIQVFNDFVGGNFNLITSYLSRLTEIRQALKTSEFFKRHEVIGSSLLFIHDHTGNAQVWIIDFGKTTALPEGQMLNHDIPWQEGNREDGYLWGLENLIHTLESVSNNGTSEQSCCSFAIQNSQALEAGGQ from the exons ATGCCAAAAGAGTGCAGGAGAAAGACCTCCAAGGACTTCGGGCTCCCTGGGATAAACGAGGGATCTCGCTTAGAGCGAAGATCAGCCGGGAAGTCATCCCAGATTTGCGATGAGCTCCTTCAGAAAGCCGCTCAAATCGCCCCGTCGTCTGCAACCGCAGCGCCGACTGTGATGGATGCGCGCCGGGTACCGCAGGTTACCATCACCCCGGAGGGAGGCGGCTGCTCCCGGGAGATGCGACAGGAGGACTGGGATGATGCGGTGGACGGTACCCTGCGCAGGAAACTGTCCaattcctccatctcctccacgGGGTCCTCTGCTGTGGAGTCCGAAGATGACTTACTCAGTGACAACGAGAGCAGAAGCAAAGGCATCATAACTTTGGAGCATCTGGTGGACACTGGAGAG AGCAAGCCGTGGTGGAAGTTAAAGACGATTGTTCAGTGGCCCTTCAGGGCTACCCAGAGGAGAAAACTAAACTGGGTTCAACTCGCTGGGCATAAAG GTAACTTCAAAGCGGCAGATGAGGGCACCATTCTGAAGAAGTTCTCAGAAAACGAGATGCAGTGTTTTGAGAAGCTGAGGGACGACGCGCTGCTCCCATTTGTTCCCGGTTACCATGGCGTTGTGGAAAAAGACGGAGAATCTTTCCTCCATATGACTGACCTGCTGGCGAACTTTGACCTTCCCAATGTCATGGACTGCAAGATGGGAGTGAG GACGTACTTGGAGGAGGAGCTCGTTCGAGCGCGAGAGCGGCCCAAGCCGAGGGAGGACCTGTACAGGAAAATGGTGGAGGTGGACAGCGAAGGGCCCACCCCCCAGGAGCACACCCAACGAGGCGTCACCAAGCCTCGCTACATGCAGTGGAGGGAGACCATGAGCTCCACCAACACCCTGGGCTTCAGGATAGAAGGGATCAAG aAATGTGACGGTACATGTCGAACTGACTTCAAGAAAACAAGATCGAAGCAGGATGTCATCCAGGTGTTCAACGACTTTGTTGGAGGGAACTTCAACCTTATA ACATCTTACCTGAGCAGACTGACGGAGATCCGGCAGGCCCTGAAGACGTCAGAGTTCTTCAAGCGACACGAG GTCATTGGAAGCTCTCTCCTCTTTATCCATGACCACACAGGCAATGCACAGGTCTGGATTATTGACTTTGGCAAGACCACAGCGTTACCGGAGGGCCAGATGTTAAACCACGACATTCCCTGGCAGGAGGGCAACCGGGAGGACGGTTATCTGTGGGGGCTGGAAAACCTCATCCACACATTGGAGTCTGTAAGCAACAACGGGACCAGCGAACAAAGCTGTTGTTCATTTGCCATACAAAATAGCCAGGCTCTAGAAGCAGGTGGCCAGTGA
- the ivd gene encoding isovaleryl-CoA dehydrogenase, mitochondrial, with amino-acid sequence MFAVRNALRLGSRLSIPAVARRGCAGASVPVDDVVNGLTEDQIQLRQTVRKFCAEKLGPYADEIDKTNEFPGMRDFWKDMGEMGLLGITAPVEYGGTGLGYLDHVIVMEEMSRVTAAIALSYGAHSNLCVNQMVRHANEKQKEKYMPKLMTGEHIGALAMSEPNAGSDVVSMKLKAKKKGDYYILNGNKFWITNGPDADVLIVYAKTDPEAHQRGITAFIVEKGMPGFSTAQKLDKLGMRGSNTCELIFEDCKVPEENILGPLNKGVYVMMSGLDLERLVLASGPIGIMQAVLDFAVPYLHVREAFGQKIGHFQLMQGKMADMYTRLSSCRQYVYNVARACDKGHFSAMDCAGVILYCAENATQVALDGIQCLGGNGYINDYPMGRFLRDAKLYEIGAGTSEVRRLIIGRAFNAMYK; translated from the exons ATGTTTGCCGTAAGAAACGCTCTCCGCCTCGGCTCCCGGTTATCCATCCCCGCAGTGGCGAGGAGAGGATGCGCCGGGGCTTCCGTCCCGGTGGACGATGTGGTGAACGGACTCACCGAAGACCAGATCCAG CTCAGACAGACGGTTCGTAAATTCTGCGCAGAAAAGCTTGGACCTTATGCTGATGAGATCGACAAGACGAATGAATTCCCAGGGATGCGG GATTTTTGGAAAGATATGGGGGAGATGGGGCTCCTCGGGATCACTGCTCCAG TGGAATATGGGGGCACAGGATTGGGCTACCTAGATCATGTCATTGTGATGGAAGAAATGTCACGAGTGACGGCAGCCATTGCTCTCAGTTACGGCGCCCACTCTAACCTATGTGTCAACCAGATGGTACGCCACgcaaatgaaaagcagaaggAGAAGTACATGCCAAAG TTAATGACAGGAGAGCACATCGGAGCTCTGGCCATGAGTGAACCCAACGCCGGCTCTGATGTCGTATCCATGAAACTCAAAGCCAAGAAGAAAG gtgACTACTATATTCTGAATGGCAACAAGTTCTGGATCACAAATGGGCCAGATGCCGATGTCCTTATTGTTTATGCAAAGACAGATCCTGAGGCCCATCAAAGAGGCATCACAGCTTTCATTGTAGAAAAG GGAATGCCGGGATTCTCTACAGCACAGAAGCTCGACAAACTCGGCATGAGAGGATCAAACACCTGCGAGCTGATCTTTGAAGACTGCAAAGTCCCAG AGGAAAACATCCTTGGTCCATTGAACAAAGGCGTTTATGTGATGATGAGCGGCTTAGATCTGGAGAGGCTGGTGCTTGCATCTGGACCTATTGG CATCATGCAGGCAGTTCTGGACTTTGCTGTCCCCTACCTACATGTGAGAGAAGCTTTCGGACAGAAGATCGGGCACTTTCAG CTGATGcaaggcaagatggccgacatGTACACCAGACTGAGCTCTTGTCGGCAGTATGTGTATAATGTTGCCCGGGCTTGTGACAAAGGACACTTCAGTGCAATG GATTGTGCTGGAGTGATCCTGTATTGTGCTGAGAATGCCACTCAGGTTGCTTTGGATGGTATTCAGTGTTTGG GCGGGAACGGCTACATCAACGACTACCCTATGGGACGATTTCTACGTGATGCAAAGCTGTATGAAATCGGCGCGGGCACAAGTGAAGTTCGTCGGCTCATCATTGGACGAGCTTTCAACGCCATGTACAAATAA